Part of the Triticum urartu cultivar G1812 chromosome 2, Tu2.1, whole genome shotgun sequence genome, tacgtctccaacatatctataatttttttattgtttcatgctattatagtatcaatcttgcaTGTTTTTTATAACTTCTtgtgctattttatatcatttttaggactaacctgttaacccagtgccaagtgctagttgttgttttcggcgtgtttttggttttccaagaaATCAAttccaaatggagtccaaacgctGCGAAACATTTTGACGATTTTTTCTGGACAAgagagaccctagaagcttcaGGAGGAGATGAGATGAGAAGCAAGGAGACGACAAGGAAACAAGGCGCGCCCTGATGACTTGTGGGCCCCATGTGGATCCTTCTAACCTGattccacctctataaattcTTTAAATCGGGAAACCAACAGAGAGACACCCCAGACACTTTTTCCACCGCTGCAAGTTTCTGTTCTTCTGCggtcccatctggaggcctttttcgCTACTCttccagagggggaatcgatcacgaagggcttctacatcatccttgctacctttcgatgatgcgtgagtagttcaccatagacctacgagtccacaactagtagctagatggtttcttctttctctttgatcttcaatacaatgttctcctcgatattcttggagttctattcgatgtaatcttattttgcggtgtgtttgttgggatccgatgaattgtggttttatgattagattattcatgaatattaattgagtcttttctgaattcttttatgcatgattattataacATTGTATTTCTCTCCAATCTATCcatttagtttggccaactagattgatttttcttgcaatgggagatgtGCTTTTTGATGGGTTCAATATTGCCGTGCTCAATCCCAGTGCCAAAAAGGGACATGACATGTATttttattgttgccattaaggataaaaagatggggtttattcatattgcttgtgtttactttgtctacatcatgtcatcttgcttatgGCGTTACTcggttttcattaacttaataccctagaagcatgctagatagcggtcgatgggtggagtaatagtagtagatgcaggcaggagtcggtctacttgtctcggacgtgatgcatatatacatgatcattgccttgaatatcgtcataactatgtgtttttctatcaattgcccaacagtaatttgtttacctaCCGTATGTTATGTGctcgagagagaagcctctagtgaaaactatgggccccaggtctacttttatcatatgtaaaaacacaaaaataccttgctacactttctttattttattttgttttgcaattTATCTATCTACCTACCACTACGAGATTTGATCCATTAAATAACCGCCGAGGGGATTGACAACTCCTTGTTCGGGTTGCATGCAAGTATTTACTTTTGTGTGTGCAGGTGCTGCTAGCGAGGTTTTGTGTGGTTCTCCCACTGGATTGATAACTTTGGTTCTTAATTGAGGGAAATACGTATCTCCACTGTACTGCTTCATCCTCTTCTCTTCGAGGAAATCCCGACGCAACTCACAAGTAGGAGAGATGTCTGGGGTTTACATGCTGGATGCGATCTAGGGTGTCGCGCCCTCTAGTCTTGGGCGTCAAGAAGGTTGCTCGGCCTCCTAGGGTTAGCATCACACCGTGGGCCTGTTGGGCCCCTTTGTAGCAGGCGAGGCCAACCTCCTTGGCACTAGCCACCCCTGGTACACAGGACCCCTTCACTCTCTGTCGCAACTGGACAACCTGCCACAGGCGCCACTCTCTACCGCAACATTGTTGGTGCACTTCAGTATCTCACGCTCACACAGCCAGACATTCAGTTCGCGGTGCAGCAAGTTTGCTTGCACATGCACTCGCCCCGTGATACTCACAGGTCTCTGGTGAAGCGCATTCATCGGTACATTTGCAGCACACCGACTTATGGTCTTCGCCTCCGCGCTTCCGCCTTCTCCGAGCTTCTTGCCTACATGTATGCAATTGGGCCGGCTGTCCTAACATAGGACGCTCCAACGTCTGGTTACTATGTCTCCTTTTTGGTGACTCACTTGTCTACTGGTCCTCTAAGCAGCAGCCCATTGTCTCTCGCTCGAGTGCCGAGGCAGAGTACTCTAGCCAATGTTGTCGCTGAGACTTGTTGGCTGCGTCACCTTCTTGGTGAGCTTCGGGTTCCGCTTCCAAAGGATACAGTGTTTTTTGTGACAATGTTTCGGCTACCTATCTCGCGGCCAAACCGGTCCAGCATAAGCGCACCAAACACATTGAGCTGGATGTTCACTTTGTGTGCAAGAAGGTCCGGTTGGGTCAGCTCTGAAGGCTTCACGTACCGACTATCCAACAATTCACCAACATTATGACCACAGGCTTGCCAACCACTGCATTCCAGGATCTTCGTGGCAGTCTTTGCATCGCCAACGCCGACGCTTCGACCGTGGGGGTGTAGAGCGTGACATATCTGTACTTATTTCCAATTGATCTTACTATAATCTCTAGTATAGTCTAATTACTAGAGATATGATAGGGTTAATTGACTTGTCACGCAAGCATACATTGTAACGAACTCCGATGAATACAGTTGAGTTGCATCCTATAGTTTTCTACATAAAATAGCTGGCGTGGTTTTAGATCGACTTTGACAACACAACCACGCCAGCTATTTCCGAATCGGATCGGAAGGAGTACAATTGAGATTACCCATGTGCAGTCAAAGTCGATCTACCCATGCATCCTTTTGCATGCACATTGTCCCAACGGAAACGTGACAGTGTGTGTTGATGCAGGGTTGGTTGGCAAAAGCCAACAGAAAGCCCTAACAACACGGCAAAGCGCTATGGCTAAGTAGGCCGTAAGATCGAGATTGAGAAAAAGCAAAGGCAAAAGGCACCCACATCCACTGAACCACACCCGGCGCTGCCCCCCGGCCAGTGGTAGATTAAACTCGGGAGAAGAATCTCCCCAATAATATGGTCGAGCGAAAGCACATATCACCACATCACCTCTCTCCCTCCCCAGCCTCCTCATCGATCCGGCCAAAAGCGAGGCGGAATACCATCGATCTCGCCGCAAAAGATACAAGTGGAGCTGCGGGGAGGAGGAAAGCGAGCGCGTCGCGCAGGGCGCTCCAGCTTTTCTCCCACTCAAAAGAATACACATCGCCACACCACACCTCACCGCATAGCCTAGCCTAGCTAACTAACAATTCGCATAGGCGCACAGGCTAGCGCGCGCTGGCCAGCTGATCCCTACGTAGCTCGCCCTCGCCGGCCATTAAAATCCCTCGGCGCCACGGTGCGGTAACCCTCATGTTGCCCCCTCGCCGTAGCTTACATGGATACGCTGTTTAGGTTGGTTAGCCTCCAAGCctccgagcagcagcagcagcaatcggcgtcgtacaactccaGGAGCACCACCTCCAGCGGCTCCAGGTCGTCCTCCCACCAGACCAACGCCTCCTACAACTACTACCACCACAGctccagcagcggcggcggcggcggcgggcagtACTACTACAGccagcagcagccgcagcagTCCTACTACCTGGAGCCGTACCAAGAAGAATGCGGTGGCAACGCCCACCAGCACCACCTCTACATGGATGAAgacttctcctcctcctcctcgtcgagGCAGCACTTCCACTCGCACGGCGGGGCGGCCCATCCGCCCACGTCGTCCGCCACGCCCACTGCGCCCACGCCCCCGCTCTCCACCTCGTCCACGGCTGGCGGGGCGGGCCACGCGCTCTTCGAGGCGGCCGACCTCTCTTTCCCGCCGGACCTCAACCTCGACTTCTCGTCCCCGGCCTCGTCGTCCGGCGCCGGGGGCACAGCGTCATCGGCCGCGGtggggggaggcggcggcgggaggtGGGCCAGCCAGCTGCTCATGGAGTGCGCGCGCGCGGTTGCGACGCGCGAGAGCCAGCGCGTGCAACAGCTGATGTGGATGCTCAACGAGCTGGCGTCACCGTACGGGGACGTGGAGCAGAAGCTCGCGTCCTACTTCCTGCAGGGTCTCTTCGCGCGGCTCACGGCGTCCGGCCCCCGGACGCTGCGCACGCTCGCGGCGGCGACCGACCGGAACACGTCCTTCGACTCCACGCGCCGCACCGCGCTGCGCTTCCAGGAGCTCAGCCCCTGGTCGTCGTTCGGGCACGTGGCCGCCAACGGCGCCATACTGGAATCTTTCTTGGAGGCCGCGGCCGCGTCGTCGGAGCCGCAGAGGTTTCACATCCTCGACCTGAGCAACACCTTCTGCACGCAGTGGCCGACGCTGCTCGAGGCCCTGGCCACGCGGTCCCCGGACGACACGCCGCACCTGTCCATCACCACCGTCGTGTCGGCCGCGCCGTCGGCTCCGACGTCCGCCGTGCAGCGCGTGATGCGGGAGATCGGGCAGCGCATGGAGAAGTTCGCGCGGCTGATGGGCGTCCCCTTCCGCTTCCGCGCCGTGCACCACTCCGGGGACCTCGCGGAGCTCGACCTCGACTCGCTCGACCTGCGCGAGGGCGGCGCCACCACCGGCATCGCCGTCAACTGCATGAACTCGCTGCGCGGCGTGGTGCCGGGCGGTGCCCGCCGGCGCGGCGCGTTCGCCGCGTCCCTCCGCCGCCTCGAACCTCGGGTCGTCACCGTGgtcgaggaggaggcggacctgGTGGCGACCGACGCCGACGCGTCCGACGAAGGCGGCGACACGGAGGCAGCATTCTTGAAGGTGTTCGGCGAGGGCTTACGGTTCTTCTCGGCTTACATGGACTCGCTAGAGGAGAGCTTCCCCAAGACCAGCAACGAGAGGCTGGCATTGGAGAGGGGAGCAGGGCGTGCCATTGTTGACCTGGTCTCGTGCCCAGCGTCGGAGTCCATGGAGCGgcgggagacggcggcggcgtgggcgCGGCGGTTGCGGTCGGCCGGGTTCTCACCGGTGCCATTCAGCGAGGACGTAGCCGACGACGTGCGGTCGCTTCTGCGCCGGTACCGGGAGGGCTGGTCGATGCGGGAGGCCGGCACGGATGACTCGGCGGCCGGAGCCGGCGTGTTCCTCGCTTGGAAGGAGCAGCCTCTGGTGTGGGCGAGCGCGTGGAGGCCATGATCGGTGGAGATGGATGGAGCGAGGTCAGCAATGCACGTGCAAGGATTGGATGCATCCATCCATGCCATGCATTGGGTCCTCAGATCAACGGTACGTACGCGCATGTAGGGTTTTGAAGCAGCGCCAGGCAAGCAAGCGTAGGAGGCGACAGACATTAATGGATGGCTCACGTACGTATGTTGGAGGTGATCGAGGAGGTGGGTGATCATAGCTTTAGCTCTTAGACTCGCACCGATTTTTATCATCATCGTTCGCCGCAAGTTCTTGGCGCACGCCATGATTTGATTTGTTTCCTTAATTTCTTTGCTCTTTCCTTTGTGTTTCGATCGTCTTGTAAGGTTAAGAAATTCTTCTTGCATCCTTTTGGAGCAAACTTACGTGCATGCTTCTGTCATACGGCCGGAACCCCTATAGCTAGCATGCTACTCCTATCTTTCTTGCATTATCGATGCATGATTTACATGTTCCTTGTCTTGTTGAGATgtcagttcttgtcttcttgacgGGAAGTTTAGGACAGACACTTGCACGGCCTACTACTTTTGGCCATCAAACATGAACCACTAAAGCTTTGCTAGACCATATATACGTAGGTGCTTGCTCGTTTCTATTTGTTTCAGGAATGATCTCGTTAAGCCTTTCCTTCTTTTTTCTCCTAGTATTACCCTGTTTTCGGTTAGCAACACGAAAGAAAACTATATTGGACAGCGTCAGTACGTAAACAAAGATTATGTATGCCACTTACTTTCCTGATTCACAAGAGTAGCATTAGGTCAATGTTTAGAGGGATCTTTGAGAGATC contains:
- the LOC125536499 gene encoding protein SHORT-ROOT 1, with amino-acid sequence MDTLFRLVSLQASEQQQQQSASYNSRSTTSSGSRSSSHQTNASYNYYHHSSSSGGGGGGQYYYSQQQPQQSYYLEPYQEECGGNAHQHHLYMDEDFSSSSSSRQHFHSHGGAAHPPTSSATPTAPTPPLSTSSTAGGAGHALFEAADLSFPPDLNLDFSSPASSSGAGGTASSAAVGGGGGGRWASQLLMECARAVATRESQRVQQLMWMLNELASPYGDVEQKLASYFLQGLFARLTASGPRTLRTLAAATDRNTSFDSTRRTALRFQELSPWSSFGHVAANGAILESFLEAAAASSEPQRFHILDLSNTFCTQWPTLLEALATRSPDDTPHLSITTVVSAAPSAPTSAVQRVMREIGQRMEKFARLMGVPFRFRAVHHSGDLAELDLDSLDLREGGATTGIAVNCMNSLRGVVPGGARRRGAFAASLRRLEPRVVTVVEEEADLVATDADASDEGGDTEAAFLKVFGEGLRFFSAYMDSLEESFPKTSNERLALERGAGRAIVDLVSCPASESMERRETAAAWARRLRSAGFSPVPFSEDVADDVRSLLRRYREGWSMREAGTDDSAAGAGVFLAWKEQPLVWASAWRP